The Coffea eugenioides isolate CCC68of chromosome 8, Ceug_1.0, whole genome shotgun sequence genome has a segment encoding these proteins:
- the LOC113780890 gene encoding F-box/LRR-repeat protein At3g48880-like gives MENSTTEEAGENFRDWSKLQTDMLWKIFALVSVMDRILNVSAVCHSWRSACSDKILSSTLDTSKIRNEMDTKTRRGRTRLMVILICGVNLAGENLTTLIIDSILEVNDKILTQAAKRCPNLKYLGLLWPYGATSRGLRTAFESWTNLQSMSISFNSLLSHVNIFKAIGQNCPNFTELKVHAPFVSQETAQIASQFIPHLKVLRLQCKMVSKDAAVAVLDGLQDLEELYISIQKVEYVAPVTGVFRPAIMRDPRVLSKASRLRVYHVCYTGECSSCPASSMGPPPSNVV, from the exons atggaaaacagtaccaccGAGGAAGCAGGTGAAAACTTTCGTGACTGGTCCAAGCTGCAAACCGACATGCTCTGGAAGATTTTTGCCCTAGTCAGCGTGATGGACAGGATCCTCAACGTCTCTGCCGTCTGTCACTCCTGGCGCTCGGCCTGCTCCGACAAAATTCTTTCGAGTACTCTCGACACTAGTAAAATCAGAAACGAAATGGACACCAAGACTCGTCGTGGAAGAACTCGACTTATGGTCATTCTCATCTGCGGTGTTAATCTGGCAGGTGAAAATTTGACCACGCTGATTATTGATTCCATATTGGAGGTGAACGATAAAATTCTTACTCAGGCAGCCAAAAG GTGCCCAAACTTGAAGTATCTGGGGCTGCTGTGGCCATACGGGGCAACATCCAGAGGCCTAAGAACTGCATTCGAATCCTGGACAAACCTCCAATCTATGTCCATTTCATTCAATTCCCTCCTCTCCCATGTCAACATCTTCAAGGCGATCGGCCAGAACTGCCCCAACTTCACTGAGCTTAAAGTCCATGCACCTTTTGTCTCCCAAGAAACAGCCCAGATCGCATCACAATTCATACCCCACTTGAAGGTGCTAAGGCTACAATGCAAAATGGTCTCAAAAGATGCGGCAGTTGCAGTATTGGACGGACTGCAAGACCTTGAGGAGCTTTACATATCCATCCAGAAGGTCGAGTATGTAGCTCCTGTTACTGGCGTGTTTCGTCCAGCAATCATGCGTGATCCAAGAGTGCTCAGCAAGGCTTCCAGGCTTCGAGTTTATCACGTTTGTTACACGGGAGAATGCAGCTCTTGTCCGGCCTCCAGCATGGGACCTCCACCATCGAATGTTGTTTGA